One window of the Methylocystis parvus OBBP genome contains the following:
- a CDS encoding TonB-dependent siderophore receptor codes for MNSHIPSAKRGELRLALRSCASILPCVLSAALSTPTFGQQTLPTIDVTTPKPRIGRAAGRPAAPSASQTAPTDGGVGVVGNNGTEIGPGNNGQICANGICNDPTSYAAPIGSLGAKVNTPVMDTPVTTKMVTRQMLEDQQAITLDQALKNVSGVAFAGGGDAALGNAFTQIMLRGFPTQNYFRDGFRVDSFGLNFAGSSAVEMANVESIEVLKGPAAILYGAVEPGGIVNLNTKQPLDKPAFSIQQQVGSYAAFRTTLDSTGPVTPDKDVLYRFVMSYENDGSFRALGYNRNIMINPVVRWNIDSNTWVRASAQFQQNNFNQDMYWTPYFGMYTPLWLGRSFNWGPKSPYNQQQNFTEFTWHHDFNKDWSIQQTAFMQLLRNDWANNGGFGFISDCLTPGSTSCFSFPSSNNVTLNWGAFPSDNRQAEYATTVNLVGHFNTSEQLNHTLLSGVDYYRYNFRGQNQLPLNYSSSVIFGAPQPSTPVSGLVPYSATEQYADNLGVYLQDQIKLPYGVTVLGGARYQYINSRTGATDNAAFCGPYSDNAFAGLLIPCNFDTITKRGQSISQRVTPRVGLLWRPLDWVSFYGNYAESYSPNYNGKLVSGTNDPTPPSAGAQMEGGVKFSWFDGRIQATAAYYHLVKTNIPIGIPNDFTHVMLIGEGRSQGPELDSQGEIIPGWNVNLAYANTDAITTKSNPFYLGVPAVGAPIPFVPRNVGSLSSSYEFRNGELKGLRLGARYDYTGYLPFYHYANDGTYIYGQSTPGYGLVGIFGAYEFNVDKFKVTAQLNVSNLFDKTYFTTGGLGPQAFDASHPGGYAVPYTNPMQVGWNLPGYNYNVVGAPRILRGSIKVSF; via the coding sequence ATGAATTCCCATATCCCGTCAGCCAAGAGGGGCGAACTGCGCCTCGCTCTGCGTTCCTGCGCGTCCATTCTGCCCTGCGTCCTCTCCGCGGCGCTTTCAACGCCGACTTTCGGCCAGCAAACGCTTCCGACCATCGACGTAACGACGCCAAAGCCGAGGATCGGAAGAGCCGCCGGACGACCGGCCGCGCCTTCCGCCAGCCAAACGGCGCCGACCGACGGCGGCGTGGGAGTCGTGGGGAATAACGGCACGGAAATCGGCCCCGGAAACAACGGGCAAATTTGCGCCAACGGAATCTGCAACGACCCGACGTCTTACGCCGCGCCGATCGGATCGCTCGGCGCGAAGGTCAATACGCCGGTCATGGATACGCCGGTCACGACCAAGATGGTCACGCGCCAGATGCTCGAGGACCAGCAGGCCATCACGCTCGATCAGGCGTTGAAGAATGTCAGCGGCGTCGCCTTCGCGGGCGGCGGCGACGCCGCGCTGGGGAACGCCTTCACGCAGATCATGCTGCGCGGCTTTCCGACGCAAAACTATTTCCGCGACGGCTTCAGGGTCGACAGCTTCGGCCTCAACTTCGCGGGATCCAGCGCCGTCGAAATGGCCAATGTCGAGAGCATCGAGGTTCTCAAGGGGCCGGCCGCCATTCTCTATGGCGCCGTGGAGCCCGGCGGCATCGTCAACCTCAACACGAAGCAGCCGCTGGACAAGCCGGCTTTTTCCATACAGCAGCAGGTCGGCAGCTACGCCGCTTTCCGCACGACGCTCGACTCCACCGGGCCGGTGACTCCAGACAAGGACGTGCTCTACCGCTTCGTCATGTCTTATGAGAATGACGGATCGTTCCGGGCATTGGGCTATAATCGCAACATCATGATCAACCCCGTGGTGAGATGGAACATTGATTCCAACACCTGGGTCCGGGCGTCCGCTCAATTCCAGCAGAATAATTTCAATCAGGACATGTACTGGACGCCGTATTTCGGCATGTATACGCCTCTTTGGCTCGGGCGCAGTTTCAACTGGGGACCGAAATCTCCCTACAACCAGCAACAGAATTTTACCGAGTTCACTTGGCATCACGATTTCAACAAGGACTGGTCGATTCAGCAGACTGCTTTCATGCAGTTGTTGCGGAACGATTGGGCGAACAATGGCGGATTCGGCTTTATCTCAGATTGCCTGACGCCCGGAAGCACATCCTGCTTCTCATTCCCTTCGTCCAACAACGTCACTCTGAACTGGGGCGCGTTTCCGTCGGACAACAGGCAGGCGGAATATGCGACGACCGTCAATCTCGTCGGTCATTTCAACACCAGTGAGCAGCTCAATCACACGCTGCTCTCCGGCGTGGATTATTACCGCTACAATTTCCGAGGCCAGAATCAACTCCCGCTGAATTACAGTTCTTCCGTGATCTTCGGCGCGCCGCAGCCTTCGACGCCGGTTTCGGGTCTTGTACCGTACAGCGCGACGGAGCAATACGCCGACAATCTGGGCGTCTATCTGCAAGACCAGATCAAGCTGCCATATGGCGTCACCGTGCTCGGCGGCGCGCGTTATCAATATATCAACAGCAGAACCGGAGCCACGGACAACGCTGCCTTCTGCGGCCCCTATTCGGATAACGCGTTTGCGGGGCTTTTGATTCCCTGCAACTTCGATACGATCACAAAGCGAGGGCAATCCATCAGTCAGCGCGTGACGCCGCGCGTCGGGCTTCTGTGGCGACCGCTCGACTGGGTGAGCTTCTATGGGAATTACGCGGAGTCCTACAGCCCGAACTATAACGGCAAACTGGTGTCGGGCACGAATGATCCGACGCCCCCGAGCGCCGGCGCGCAAATGGAAGGAGGCGTCAAGTTTTCCTGGTTCGATGGGAGAATTCAGGCGACCGCGGCCTACTACCATCTGGTGAAGACGAACATTCCGATCGGAATCCCCAACGACTTCACCCATGTGATGCTCATCGGCGAAGGCCGTTCGCAGGGTCCGGAACTCGACAGCCAGGGCGAGATCATCCCCGGTTGGAACGTGAACCTCGCCTACGCCAACACCGACGCAATCACCACCAAATCAAATCCATTTTATCTGGGGGTCCCCGCGGTTGGCGCGCCGATCCCCTTCGTTCCGCGCAACGTCGGCTCGCTGTCGTCGAGTTACGAGTTCAGGAATGGCGAGCTTAAAGGCCTGAGACTGGGCGCGCGATATGACTACACCGGATATCTTCCCTTCTATCATTACGCCAATGATGGAACCTATATCTATGGCCAGTCGACGCCGGGCTATGGCCTTGTCGGCATCTTTGGCGCCTACGAATTCAACGTCGACAAATTCAAGGTGACCGCGCAGCTCAATGTGAGCAATCTCTTTGACAAGACCTACTTCACCACCGGCGGATTGGGTCCGCAGGCCTTCGACGCCTCCCATCCCGGCGGCTACGCGGTGCCCTATACCAATCCGATGCAGGTGGGGTGGAACCTGCCCGGGTACAATTATAACGTGGTCGGCGCCCCGCGAATTCTTCGCGGATCGATCAAGGTGTCGTTCTGA
- a CDS encoding DUF7676 family protein, with protein MTVIANIAPARVLEPDGTPLDVFSLPTDTASLEELLRDLFQNHWQEITFGPLIQGAAWEMKADKPPTRIGMLDGYITVAFGVPHFHICIGETRGTRVQPTPPEVARHRRTSRAEMYRRMSRSCLPMSWGLRLFNGENEQQITVLLPNPFLDPETDRIRKDPDWSRLALWDKLRARWLGLTDPDPIDRSASFARGSTQ; from the coding sequence ATGACAGTCATCGCCAACATAGCTCCCGCCCGCGTCCTCGAACCCGACGGAACGCCGCTCGATGTTTTTTCACTGCCGACGGATACGGCGAGCCTCGAAGAATTGTTGCGCGATCTCTTCCAGAACCATTGGCAGGAGATCACCTTCGGCCCATTGATTCAGGGCGCGGCGTGGGAAATGAAAGCCGACAAACCGCCGACGCGGATCGGCATGCTCGACGGCTATATCACCGTCGCTTTCGGCGTTCCCCATTTCCATATCTGCATCGGCGAAACGAGAGGCACGCGCGTGCAACCGACGCCGCCGGAGGTGGCGCGTCACCGGCGCACGTCGCGGGCGGAGATGTATCGCCGCATGTCGCGGTCCTGTTTGCCGATGTCATGGGGTCTGCGGCTGTTCAACGGGGAGAATGAGCAGCAAATCACCGTGCTGCTCCCGAACCCGTTTCTCGATCCGGAAACCGACCGGATTCGTAAAGATCCCGACTGGTCCCGTCTTGCCTTGTGGGACAAGCTGCGGGCGCGATGGCTCGGCCTGACAGACCCTGATCCGATCGACCGCTCCGCGAGCTTTGCGCGCGGCTCTACCCAATAA
- a CDS encoding adenosylcobinamide amidohydrolase, giving the protein MTRLPFQLELRPPFLIVRFDAEQRILGWSLTKPGFAMARDVVWLEVRDADLGPHVDPVDFMRAKLSAQGLDDAAAFMTAREIARHHVAQSRIGRAVVTCVTTVGLTNGERVGERRQSHDCVAGTINTLVHISHALSPGAFVESVSIATQARTAAIMDTNKLRDTLAITGTGTDCIIVAAPEVGPPETCAGLHTELGEAIGAAVYDATYAGAAAWSAELKQKRATVKRELPSSSH; this is encoded by the coding sequence ATGACGCGCTTACCTTTCCAACTCGAACTGCGTCCGCCCTTTCTCATCGTCCGTTTCGACGCCGAACAACGGATATTGGGATGGTCGCTGACCAAGCCCGGATTCGCCATGGCGCGAGACGTCGTATGGCTCGAAGTCCGCGACGCGGACCTCGGACCGCATGTCGACCCTGTCGATTTCATGCGCGCGAAGCTGTCGGCGCAGGGGCTCGATGATGCGGCGGCCTTCATGACCGCTCGCGAGATCGCCCGTCATCACGTCGCACAGTCGCGAATTGGCCGCGCCGTCGTCACCTGCGTGACCACCGTCGGCCTGACCAATGGCGAGAGAGTGGGGGAGCGGCGCCAGTCACATGACTGCGTGGCGGGAACGATCAACACGCTCGTTCATATTTCCCATGCGCTCTCCCCCGGCGCCTTCGTCGAGTCCGTCTCCATCGCGACGCAAGCGCGCACGGCGGCCATCATGGACACGAACAAGCTGCGCGACACACTTGCCATCACCGGCACGGGCACGGATTGCATCATCGTGGCGGCCCCCGAAGTCGGACCTCCCGAGACCTGCGCGGGTCTCCACACCGAACTTGGAGAGGCTATCGGCGCCGCCGTCTATGACGCGACATATGCCGGCGCCGCGGCGTGGAGCGCGGAACTCAAGCAAAAAAGAGCCACTGTGAAACGTGAACTGCCGAGCAGCTCGCATTGA
- a CDS encoding DUF4336 domain-containing protein, whose product MLKPFGDEIWISDGPPVEVAGFDYPTRMAIIRLSDGNLFIWSPIALSDDLRTKVDALGKVRHLVAPNSLHHLFLDDWRCAYDDAKLYAPPGLREKRRDLRFDADLAVGPASEWADEIDQVAMFGNLITTEVVFFHRKSRVALFTDLIQHFHPGWFSGWRAIVARLDLMAAAEPSVPRKFRIATINRRAARRSLEHILSWPVEKVLMAHGEPINSDGRTFLRRAFRWLVGS is encoded by the coding sequence ATGCTGAAGCCTTTCGGCGACGAAATTTGGATTTCGGACGGACCTCCGGTGGAGGTCGCCGGATTTGATTACCCGACGCGGATGGCGATCATCCGATTGTCCGACGGCAATCTCTTCATTTGGTCGCCGATCGCGCTTTCTGACGACCTTCGAACGAAGGTCGACGCCCTTGGCAAGGTCCGGCACCTGGTTGCGCCGAACTCTCTGCACCATCTGTTTCTCGACGATTGGCGATGCGCCTATGACGACGCGAAATTATATGCTCCGCCCGGATTGCGCGAGAAGCGCCGCGATCTCCGATTCGACGCTGATCTCGCAGTTGGCCCGGCCTCGGAATGGGCCGACGAAATCGATCAGGTCGCGATGTTCGGAAATCTCATTACGACCGAAGTCGTATTCTTTCATCGTAAGAGCCGCGTCGCGCTCTTCACCGATCTGATCCAACATTTTCATCCCGGCTGGTTCTCGGGTTGGCGGGCGATCGTAGCGCGATTGGATCTCATGGCGGCCGCCGAGCCATCAGTCCCGCGAAAGTTCCGCATCGCTACGATCAACCGCCGAGCCGCTCGCCGTTCCCTCGAACACATTCTTTCGTGGCCGGTCGAGAAGGTGTTGATGGCGCATGGAGAGCCGATCAATAGCGATGGCCGAACTTTTTTGCGTCGCGCATTTCGTTGGCTTGTCGGTTCGTGA
- a CDS encoding TetR/AcrR family transcriptional regulator, with protein MQTPKRTERSRKLILDAADAAFRETGIPNVSMEEIAQRAGLTRKTLYNLFSSKEEIAHQLVIRVEAQGVAIYHPRIEAGESVISLLAEVFGSSARWCLANPSLARLALAGPEKPTGVPPADRPSFHALVVDLMRLGQHQKAVRTDVDPNTMALLLLGAYAQTMLFALAGGPLREDAIPRLIQLMIEGFGPRKKSAPIKTRSRNA; from the coding sequence ATGCAAACGCCGAAGCGCACAGAACGGTCGCGTAAGCTCATCTTGGACGCGGCGGACGCCGCTTTCAGAGAGACTGGAATTCCGAATGTGTCGATGGAGGAAATTGCGCAAAGAGCAGGGTTGACCCGCAAGACGCTTTACAACCTCTTTTCCTCGAAAGAGGAGATCGCGCATCAGCTCGTCATTCGCGTCGAAGCGCAGGGCGTTGCGATCTACCATCCGCGTATCGAAGCCGGGGAAAGCGTGATTTCCCTGCTGGCCGAGGTTTTTGGAAGCAGCGCGCGATGGTGTCTGGCAAACCCGTCATTGGCGCGGCTGGCGTTGGCCGGACCCGAAAAGCCCACTGGCGTTCCACCCGCTGACAGACCGAGCTTCCACGCCCTTGTCGTCGATCTGATGCGACTTGGTCAGCATCAGAAAGCTGTCCGTACAGATGTCGATCCGAACACCATGGCGCTCCTTCTGCTCGGAGCATATGCGCAAACAATGCTTTTCGCTCTGGCGGGAGGACCGCTGAGAGAAGACGCCATTCCCCGTCTCATCCAACTGATGATCGAAGGCTTCGGTCCAAGGAAAAAAAGCGCCCCAATAAAAACCCGCTCACGAAACGCGTAA
- a CDS encoding pentapeptide repeat-containing protein — MSSRLGLSAALCCVIPFVIGPCLSSELTRAEIERRVAQKQGGAADLSNLDLSGADLSGLDLHDADFFSSKLAGARLKGARLASANFTRSDLQNADFSQADLRGATLYAALLDGADFTGADMTHARIIGGGRGVKFVKAKLVDANLGADPANQGMVPVRAELVEADFDGADLTRANLTHAVLTSANFTGAVVTGARFDYAVLDGSNLTLTPP, encoded by the coding sequence ATGTCGTCTCGGCTCGGATTATCCGCCGCTCTTTGCTGCGTGATCCCTTTCGTGATCGGCCCGTGCCTCTCTTCCGAGCTGACGCGCGCCGAGATCGAGCGCCGCGTCGCGCAAAAGCAAGGCGGCGCGGCTGATCTCTCAAATCTCGATCTTTCCGGCGCCGATCTCTCCGGTCTCGATCTGCACGACGCAGATTTCTTTTCCTCGAAACTCGCCGGAGCCAGGTTGAAGGGCGCGCGCCTGGCGTCGGCCAATTTCACGCGCAGCGACCTCCAGAACGCGGATTTCTCCCAAGCGGATCTTCGCGGCGCGACGCTCTATGCGGCGCTGCTCGACGGCGCCGACTTCACGGGCGCCGATATGACGCATGCGCGCATCATTGGCGGCGGACGCGGCGTGAAATTCGTCAAGGCGAAGCTGGTCGACGCCAATCTTGGCGCCGACCCCGCCAACCAGGGAATGGTTCCCGTCCGGGCGGAGCTCGTCGAGGCGGATTTCGACGGCGCCGACCTCACGCGCGCCAATCTCACTCATGCGGTGCTGACCTCCGCGAACTTCACCGGCGCTGTCGTCACCGGCGCGCGTTTCGATTACGCCGTGCTCGACGGCTCCAATCTGACGTTGACGCCGCCTTGA
- a CDS encoding c-type cytochrome yields MTAGDSAAADLSRGQYLVEALAACDNCHTPRGPNGYDLSARFSGGSQTFAGKDYVARGSNISPDKETGVGDWGDDELSAAIVAGVGRDGQLAPAMPSDSYRALTNADRNAMIAFLRASPPVKAQPAPPQRHGSWSPHPAPGAEATFDEAALSDKIKRGLYVASIARCLACHSAEVDDAPDHVNGLGAGGKIFRTPAGVAVASNITTHPGKGVGAWSDDEIKRAVTQGLSRKGEALKPPMSTLAKAHFAKMSPDDLDALVAYLRTLPAKE; encoded by the coding sequence TTGACCGCTGGCGATTCCGCGGCGGCGGATCTGTCGCGCGGGCAATATCTCGTGGAGGCGCTGGCGGCTTGCGACAATTGCCACACGCCGCGTGGTCCCAATGGTTACGATCTTTCCGCGCGCTTTTCCGGCGGCTCGCAGACTTTCGCAGGTAAAGACTATGTCGCGCGCGGCTCCAATATCTCGCCCGACAAGGAGACGGGAGTGGGCGATTGGGGCGACGATGAGCTGAGCGCAGCCATCGTCGCCGGCGTCGGCCGCGACGGACAGCTTGCGCCCGCCATGCCTTCCGATTCCTACCGCGCGCTGACGAACGCCGATCGCAATGCGATGATCGCCTTCCTGCGCGCGTCGCCGCCCGTGAAGGCGCAGCCCGCGCCGCCGCAGCGCCACGGATCCTGGTCTCCCCATCCGGCGCCGGGCGCCGAAGCGACGTTCGACGAGGCGGCGCTCTCCGACAAGATCAAGCGCGGTCTCTATGTCGCGTCGATCGCCCGCTGCCTGGCCTGCCACAGCGCGGAGGTCGACGACGCGCCCGATCACGTGAACGGGCTCGGCGCCGGCGGCAAGATCTTCCGAACCCCGGCGGGAGTCGCTGTCGCGTCGAACATCACCACGCATCCCGGAAAGGGCGTCGGCGCCTGGTCCGATGACGAGATCAAGCGCGCGGTCACGCAAGGCCTCTCGCGCAAGGGCGAAGCGCTCAAGCCGCCCATGTCCACTCTCGCCAAGGCGCATTTCGCGAAGATGTCGCCGGACGACCTCGATGCGCTCGTCGCCTATCTGCGGACGCTCCCGGCGAAGGAATAG
- a CDS encoding trypsin-like serine peptidase encodes MTDPMVRRLIGASLLWLLIASFENLNAQIVDIALYPQDGRRLMNEADAARFAGAGVLMCYSDYGTLERGAAAWLIGSHDLVVLNAHNFVDRNLIPTHAVGDCFFRIAGGDYYFDADSLRIGASVESKGLHITDDWALLRLIQPTPEGVKPQPLPDASDIATGSGMTVTMVSPAGHSNTRLPATVEACAIHRIDEPTESHVRRARHDCNDGYGGSGSGLFSEDGRLIALHSASLDMNRMRPFDIEAHYGSAILFEGDLAKAIWEAVEKPR; translated from the coding sequence ATGACCGATCCCATGGTCCGCCGCTTGATCGGCGCATCTCTGCTGTGGCTTCTCATCGCCAGTTTCGAAAACCTCAACGCTCAAATCGTCGATATCGCGCTCTATCCGCAGGATGGGCGCCGTCTCATGAACGAAGCCGATGCGGCGCGCTTCGCCGGCGCGGGCGTGCTGATGTGCTATTCCGATTACGGAACGCTGGAGCGCGGCGCGGCCGCATGGCTCATCGGTTCGCACGATCTCGTGGTTCTGAACGCGCATAATTTCGTCGATCGCAACTTGATCCCAACGCATGCCGTAGGCGACTGCTTCTTCCGCATCGCGGGCGGCGATTATTATTTCGACGCAGACAGTCTGCGGATCGGCGCATCCGTCGAGTCCAAGGGCCTGCACATAACGGACGACTGGGCGCTGCTGCGCCTCATTCAACCGACGCCCGAGGGCGTCAAACCGCAGCCGCTCCCTGACGCAAGCGATATTGCGACGGGATCAGGCATGACGGTGACGATGGTGTCGCCTGCGGGACATTCCAACACGCGTCTTCCCGCGACGGTTGAAGCGTGCGCGATTCATCGGATCGACGAGCCGACGGAGAGTCATGTCCGGCGTGCGCGTCACGACTGCAATGACGGCTATGGCGGTTCGGGTTCCGGCCTCTTTTCGGAGGACGGACGGCTGATCGCGCTGCACAGCGCGTCGCTCGACATGAATCGGATGCGGCCCTTCGATATCGAAGCGCATTACGGCTCCGCCATCCTCTTCGAAGGCGATTTGGCGAAAGCCATTTGGGAGGCAGTCGAGAAGCCGCGCTGA